The Platichthys flesus chromosome 5, fPlaFle2.1, whole genome shotgun sequence genome contains the following window.
GGCAGCACAAGACTAATGACTCACTGCAGAGGCATCCTCTATAACTGGTTTTTAAAACCAAGAACACAGATTCTGACAACACAGGATCAAAATGCTTCagcgtttttcaggccaaggaacCCCAGCtgatggagagggggagcagggaccccctactatatatattgtaaaaaaaaaaactgggcctagtgccgtGTACAAACATAGCTAGCCAGTTATTGTGcgttcaatactaagctattcaaataacacacataaattcatgtttttattttaaacatgtaaggtacagggtggccgtGCCAATACTATTTCTAAACATGCATCTTGCATACAATACTGagacattaaaataattcacaaattcatgttaatgtgtatttaaagacgtgaacttgtgggaaaaaaattggttgtaaaattgttttaataaaaaatataaaaaaatggtCTAATCAACTCAAAATTTCGCGACCACATGTTTAAGACCTCTGCTTTAGAGGTTTCCTCTTTCTTATTACTTTGGACAAAGGTCAGCGATTGCAAACTCCACGTCATACAGGAttatcacacacaaaaaaagagttTCGTATATGTGGCAGAGAGGATCTAACAAAATCACACTACTGAGAAGCATTATAGGTACTGTAGGATCTGGCAATGTTTTGAGTTTGATCCAATTCTGGATACTTAGGGCTCCTTTCCTTCAGTTCTTAAATCTCAGAAAAGGAAGTGCCAAACTAAATGACTTGAGTGCCCTTTAATGTAACCTGCTTTAATAATGTGACAATTCTCtcaagtaaaggaaaaaaagaacataagctgctttcagatatacGCTGGACTCAAcagttcctctgtattttcACCGGAGCATGCATTTGTGCATCTGTCCATGCAAATGTCTCTGTAGTTTCTGCGGACTTCATCATCCTGGACTCCCAAAAGACACTCCCTCAGGTTCTATTTTGATCATAACGATGGCTACTGTATATGATTCACATGATTTCATACAAATGCGCTATGAACGGAGGCTTTGTCCACCTGTTGCCTCATTCATTTAACAACTGTCAACatattctgtttctgttttccagcAGCATCCAAATGCACCACCAAGCTGGGCCCCAGgatacttaaaataaaaaagtgataTAAAATTAGATATAGGTTTAAAGTTAGCCTTAAACAACATGTCGCAAGGTCCCTCATTAGCAACACAAAAAAGCTTTAACACTTAGTACACAAGTAGAGAGGCGCTCAGAGTCGATACCTCCAAGGGTAATGCTCGATGTCACCACATGGTAGAAAGTAAACAAAATCCTGGATTTGCTCCAAAATGTTATGAGGTCTTCCTGAGTCATGTCCGACCCCTCCACaatgtttcatggaaatcagccAAGTAGTATTTGAgtgaaaacaggtgaacagtAACTGAAGAAATGAGCAAagccaaacaacacaaacaagataAAACTCCCTTTAATATGCAATGAATCATTTTCAAGTaaccttttttttctaatgTCTGTTGGTAACAAAACAATACtgtatacaaacacaaaattgcTACATTAATGTAAACAAGATATAAAAATGATCCTTATGGTAATAAAACAAGTATTTGCTGAAGAATTCcccttttaatttgtttttcttagaccaacctccaccaaggtcacggttaaaaattcaaaaatattcaaaaacaatATGGCAACGTAACATTCAAAcagcaattttttttctctttttcttttcttattttagtcATCACACTCAGATGCTAAGTTTCAGTGGTTTGATGTTTCAACTTACTGGTGGAGCCTCATGTACACATCAGCCATGCATTTTTGATATTGCATTTATTTACTTAATACACCGTTATATATTAATGTTGATCCACTGTCATTCCAATTTATCAGCTGTGGGGTCTTTTTTTGTTACTGAGAGAAAAGCCTGATGGCGACTGTCGAATGGTTTGTCATGCAATCTGACCGTTCTGCATCTGTGAGTctttacatctgtgtgtgtgtaatagaaaacataagaacaacaacaacatggacaGGAACCGAAGAGACTGTACTAAGAGACTGATAACTGCTGAAGCTGACACACTCATTCAAGGCATTAGTGAGACAGTTTCCGTGCTGGCGTGAGGGGAAACAAGGTTGCTGAGGAGCagatacattatttaaaaaaggagagggagattATCGGGAGCTCATTCCAAATTCAGGGAGGGATTTCATGAGTTTTCTTTGCTGCGGATGAGGAACCAGGTGGTGGTGCGTTTCTGTGGGACAGCAACAGGTTTAGTACAACCATCCTGCCAAACTGGTCCTGGCGTGGGACCTGGAGGGTTCTCTTTTTAAAGGGGGTGGAGAAGCAGGGGGAGATGGACCAACACcggggtgagagaggagaaataaGTGCGTGGCTTCTGACAGATCtatgacaggaagtgaccagCTGGACTGGGACATGAGAGATGAGTCTATGACAAGATGTTGGACATGAACTCGTAGAATCGCTTGGAGTACTGCTCCGGGTTCACTGTCGAGATCTCAGCCCCCGCctgaaaaataaaccacaaaaaGGACAAAGGAAATATAAGTTTAAAGAAGCaacatgaaacaaaaatatCATAAGATATTAAAACTTGTTTTGTGTTACATCAGATAAAAGGCACTTTCAGGGACCTTGACACCAATAATCAGTTAGAAAATCCAATTTACTGGTATAACACTTAGGCCAACTGGTAAGTATTGATTTCATCAATGATTCATCTGGTTACACTTGATACAATTATTACAACTCTTACTGCAGcttaaaaatgtgaatataaatttatttatttgcttttagtATTTATGCgtttatttttccaaatgttTCCTTAAaatagtttgtgtatttttctatcATTACACAATTTATATAATTAATAGAGACTCCTTTTGCTTTAACTTCTTTAAATGTGTTGAAAGTTAGAATTATTAAGTTGTTTTTACACTCACCCCGTGTTTCACAGTTTTGGCAGCATGTGCAGCTTTTTTCTTAGCGTCATAGTGCGTGAGGATGTCGATGATCGCCATGAAGTATACCTCCTTCCTCACAGCACCTGttcaaaaaacaacacttaCTTTACTCTCACCTGAAAAACACAGGGATAAACGGTGCATTGCTCTCGATTCTATGCTTTAGCTTTGTGTTACAAatgttactactactactttgACAATTTCCCTCCAGTTTTGAGAGATCTTTACTTTGCCAATACAAGAAGATAGGTTTTTTTGTAAGTAGGCACAGATTGTTTAACTGTCAAAATGCCTGCAGTTCAAGGGAAATGCTGCGAtaaacacaatgtgaaaaaacagaaatgtaaaataaataatatttactgAACAGAGGTCCTCTCATCATCTGTTTGTGTGGTAACATAAATCTACAGCCATGTTCACTACGTCAGATGAATGTCAAAGACAACACTCACTGTCGTCGCTCTTAATTGCGTAAACGTCCACAGAGGGGTCGAACTCCCCAGGGCCAAAGAATCCTCCACAGTTGAGAGGGTTTCCGGGGCTGTCGGGAGGCGTGCCGAATGAGCCGGTGAGCACGCCTCCGCCCATGCCATCGTTCTCGTACTCGTCCTCCTCTCCGGCCGCATCCAcgtccatctcctcctgctccgccCGATCCACATCATGGATGCCCACCAGGAGACTGTAGTCCATGATCTTCAGGGTGGCCAGGAACTGAGAaacacatgtgacacacacagaaaacgcTCAGTCCAATGTCTTATTAGCACATCTGCTCCTTTGTGTTATTTACTGTGACACATAACAGATGGTCAGTACAGCCAACCCTATGGAAAATGTagtcatttcatattttaaataatgatatGATCACTTAAAACTCTGCCCTAATGGCTGAAGTCATAAAAATCAAAAATCCAGATGAAAGCCTTTGAactgtttttattaattgtGACTTAAGCACTGGGCCTCAAAAACAGCAGGACTTAAAGGAGCTTAAAATGAATTCTACACTGTAAGGCAGCTCAGATCATATGAGAGGAGTACGTGGTTATATTTATTACCTCTACATCCCGTTTTAGCTTCTCCAAAAAGTACTTCTTGTTGTCATCTCCTATCTGCAGCTTCTGGCCATCATTCAGGAAGTCGTTGTCTTTCAAAGTGGGGAGTTCTTTagcctgaagagagagagacagtttggTTTTGAAACTTTTACTTGATAATGTGCACAAATAGAGATGGATGTGAGATTTTAGGAGGACTAATTgatccagaaaaaaaaacccaGTTCATAAGGGTAATATTATAGCCAATAGATAAAGACAAAGGTCTGACTGAGCGGCCATTGTCACAGTTTACAACTGTCTAAAAACAGAGCTCTACACACTGACAGCATGACAACTAAAAACACCTGCTTACTTATGATGTCTTAATTTAGCCATCATTTGACAAGTTCGCCTCAGGGGTTTTTGTTCCATCATGTCAGCAGTTGTTAGCTCACAGAAATAAAACGTACCTTCTCCTTGTCGCTGGCTTCCCTTGAGACCGTAGAACCCTACGAACAAGgggaaatgagaataaaaatagaattaaaaagtgaaagCAGCTCCAGACACATTAGACAGAGGGACAGTTAGCATATTCCTCTTCTTATCCACAGCTTATTTTTGAACTGTCAGTGTTAGAAAGCCATGGTTGTTTTCTCCAGAGAAGACAGGAAGACAGCCATATGCTATAAAGGATTTTTTGTAGGGGGAAGAGTAAAGAAGCGTGCAGTCTGAATGCTGCTTTCACAGCTGCTGGAAACTGCATCTTCATATCCAGCTTTTGCCCAGATTTTTTTATGAGCTGAATTTGTAATCTCCAGTAAATATTATCATGAAATTATGAATGTGATGTTAGCAGCCTCTGATCTAGCCTCAAGAATCTGAATTTTTCTGAATtcccctcgggattaataaagtatccatctatctatctatctatctatctatctatctatctatctatctatctatctatctatctaagaaGAGATCATGAGCAGGGCACTGCTGATGCTGCTCACTTTCTCCACATCCTGGGtttatcatttaaatattaGTACACAATAAAACTTTCATGTTATACCttaacagcttttttttaaacatgattcTATGACCCTTAACCTCTGCAGAATCCAAATAAATTAGCCATTTAAGCAATACTTTAATAATTTCATTAATAAttcaatttacattttcaaaaacactTTGGGTTAAAATTACTGTTCTCAATCTCCCTTTAAATGGAATTAGGGCTTAAGTCTATTGACTCTCACGGAGGCAGATGTTCAAACATCTTGGTTCTGAACAAGACAAACCCGTGTTTTACTTGACttccctccaccaaggaggttatgttttcaccgcTGAGCCttcgtttgtttttttgtgagcaAGACTATGCAAAATCTACAGGACAGATTTCCTATCAACTTGGTGAagggatgtggtatgggtcaggagagaacccattcaattttggtacGGATCCTgatcaggggacagatccagTAATATTTTTCACCCTCTTTGAAATTGTGAGAGAGGGAGTTTATCAACATATGCAGCCCTGTTACTGTCACACATTGAATTAATGCTGTGGGAAAAGCTttgggactgatatttatgagggTTTGCAATTTggtacagatccaaataaaaatctgtatctGGTGAgtttcaatgtggtttcatagggAGACTGTAGGGCCTTTGGGGGGGTATGTGctctgagtgacattctagttccCATTGGTGTTATTTACTTGTCATATATTGCTTATGTATGTATCTCATTACTTGACACAGGGTTCATGTTGCTACAGGTGCAATAAGAGATTCTCGCGTGTGATTCACTTTTGACTCTGTGATAgtttaaaactatttaaagaTCAATGTGCAGTCAATATATGtcatcatttttaaacattttgccGCAATGATAAGATCTTGAGTCCTGCCTCTTTGAGACAACCTGATCTAACTATCCAATACCAAACATAAACAGTAACCTAAGTATCCTACCTTCAGGTCATATTTGCGGTGTACAGTCAGGCGATGGCTGAATACATTCCGGGTTACCACCATGTAGGTCTCCACCCCGTCCACCGTTAGCCTGTACATACCCAGGAACTGAGGGAGCAGCGTGTTGCCATGACACTCCACTATAAACTGGATAGAGGTAGGGCAGGAGAGCACAGAGTGTAAGCGTGGGAGTGAGGAATCAAATATACAAAACCGATTTCAAACTGGACACAGCACTTTTTTACAATCATATCATTTCTGCAGCGCCGCATCAGTTACATGCATGTatgtgagagaaaacaaatgttttattacttCACTGAcaatttttgtttaaatactgAATGAAAGGATCAGTACTCATTTTAAACAGAACTGCCTTCAGACATGCAGTAAACCCAGGATGTTTCTGtatgtgagaaagcaaatgtctgattcagttgctctggacattctGCAGAGTTTCTCAAGCCAGCCcccagtaaaaactctggataatgtctgaatgagcccaTGTCAGAACGCAGCAGGGGATTATCCGGAAGATTCGCTGCAAGTGAGGCGTTTATAACACGAGATGGGcgcaaaactgaaaagaaaaagaaaaaaaaagaatacaaatacctcagaatgaaaaagaggtgcGATACACATAGACGacaaagatgaagatgtcaacttgggtAGATTCTAGAGTACTTGATGATGAGATTCGACGCCTGTGtttatgtgctgtaaacaaaaacgtgATCTCCGCACGCAGTGGAATTTATATGTTTTGTGCTGCCTACTACAGGCTGCGCAACCCCTCACCAGAACGCTctggagatgtttgtgttgttgtgaatgccATGTCTGAAAACCGCTCAAGTaatcaaactaaaaacacagtaGTGAGAGGGTCCCTACCTGGTGATATTTCTTTAGGATGTTGTGCATCTCAGCGATGTCCTCACTGGACACTGTTTTGATTACAAAGCGGTGGTCATAGCTGGACAGGAAGCGATTGCCAAAGCGACCCTGGGAGTCGCTGTTAAGCGGGGCGCTTCTCGTCAGAGAGTTCTGACAAAGACAAGTCATCAAAATTTCAAAATCGTCATCAGCTGTTCAGAGTTTTGGATTGATTTCATTCATCAAAAGTTGTTGCATGTTAGCCGCCAGTGTCTCACCTGGTAGTCCTGGTCGTCGATGCAGAACCTCTCCCTCAGGTTTCTGAACACCATGGGACAGTACTCTTTGAACTTAAAGCGACTAGGCAGGTTTTCTCTGACAGGGAAGAACAAATTGGAGCACAAAGTGAAATTGAAGAAGGTTTGGATttgacacaaacaacaataaaatgcaTAGTTGACATTTCATGTGTACCAGTCACAAGTTACGGTGCTGCCTGTTCACTGGATGAAATtaagctttaaaaaaattaaacatgttACATGTTATATGTGAACTTAGAAGTCTTAGATTAATTCTGACtcacaattaaaaaatatagtGTGTTTGCTTATATAGACTTTCTATTGGGGATAATTTGTATTCTCAGCATTTGTCATTAATTTTGTCCAAGTGAAGAAATGTATGCTTCCTTAACAATAAACTATACCAGCAAACCAGAACTATTACTGAATTGACCAAGGTTTAAAGTTTGAAACATGAAAGATTTGGATTTGCACACATCAAAGTTTCCTAAATGATATACTATGTGACTTCACTCTGAAAACTGAGTGCACCAAATTATcaccaaacacaaaaaaaaatggttttgttATAATAGTCGATTGATGGTTTGTGATCAAACAGTTTCTCTTTACCTggacaaaatgtatttcatattaACATATGTTAAAATGCTTTGGGAAAAATCACTTTGATATGCACATTTCTGAAGGCATCTAGAAATGTCTAACTTCAATTGAGTCTTgggtgatccaatcacaagtggacagctttgagtaaatgttgttttaataaacCCATTACGATTGCCTCATACTTCTTGGGTGATTTGGTTGGCTAGAAACAGACCTAGAAATCTACACAGTCTATATTCAGATTTAATTCTTGTTCCAGTTAaccagacacaggaagtgaatttCTGCATAGCGCATTCATTTGGTCTGTGAACACAGATactatgtttatttgtatttagtgAGAAGTGGCCCCTTGAGACTAATGTGGCGACACATTCTGAAACTAGGACTGAATGGGGCCAAAGACACCAAACCAAGCTCCAATATCGTTAGATGTACCTTCAAAATCCTGACGTCCATCAAAGACAGAAAACTACAGgactatcaaaatgaaactaaagGAATGTGAGGGACAAATGATGGAGGTATCTCTCTTCTATTCTCTAGCGTATAGGTCCAGAGAAAACACCACCCTCCTGCTTCAGTTCTATACTGCTACTTTTCCTGGAGGATGATTTGAATTGCAAAGCTGCTCAGTTAAATGTTCACTGGAGCTTTGACAACAATCTTTGTCACGGCAACATGACCCCCCCAGTGATATCTCCATCAAAGCATCCCATAGTTTCTGCTGATTTGTCAGCTGTTCTTTCATgctgtaaatatatttttctaccGCAGCCTGAATGACGGGGACTGAGTGAGGACACTGAAGTTCACTGAACTCACTGTCATTTTCAAGAAGCAGTTTCCACTTCTGGTTTATGACAGGTAGCATTATTCGGTTGGAAGCAGCCATTGGAGGATGGATAACAGTGACCTGGGGCAAGATAATGAGCCCCAAATGGCACCCCATACATAGTTAGTATGAATAGGGGTGAATGTGACCAGAAATGTGAAGGCCTTTGAGTGGTAAAAGAGAGCAGAAAATGCTATATAAACACAGTCCATTTAAATAGGGACTGCTAAAACATTCCCCACAGCACCACGAACCTGGACTGTTAACACAAGGAAACCAAACCACATCCATGAAGGCCAAATTCTGACCAATCTATCAGCATGGCTAGACCACCCACCTCAATTTTAGACATATTGTTTAGTCTGAGATGCGTTTCTGCTCACTACAGAATTTAGAGTGGTGATCCAAGTTACCACAGACTTCATGTCAACGAAAAGACATTTGTCAGTGAAAATCTCTAAAGAGCTGCAGTTTAAGAAACTCAAAGCAGTCTGTCTGACACCAACAATCATGTCACCGTCACAGAGATCACAGTTTGTCATCCTTCTGAAGTTTGACATGAACATAAGGCTGGATTAAATTTTGCAACACACTGCTGCAGCCAATAATGATTGGCTGGATGGATTAATGAGCTGGTGTACAGGTGATCTTATTTAATAGCTTGGCAGGCGGGTTACCACATATGTAAAGCAGGAGCATCATCATTTAACGAAAGAAAGCCGGTGACCTTTTTGTTTGCACTTGGATTACAGATTTAACAGATTGTGCTGACAGTGCATAAACTGGGATGTACCTACTTGTTAAATAGGTGGTTGTCCACTTTGATCTTACTGTAGGCTTTAAAGTCATCTGGCATCAGCATTACTGGTACAGGCACATTACATAACTCGTTAAtctgaaggagaaaaggagagagaaaaaaggcaaTCAAACAAGAGCCTGGAGAAGGAAGAAacagatgattgacagatgacaCACTAACAAACTAGGAAGAAGGATTTGAAATATAAGAAATTAAAGCAGCGACATTGACACAGTTTATAAATATGCTAGGAGAATATTCACTTCACTGCAATGCAGTTACAGTAAAACACAACAAGATGCTTGGAACACCAAGTGTGCAGAGCAGAGCCCTGTCTACCTGTAACACACCG
Protein-coding sequences here:
- the LOC133954377 gene encoding phosphatidylinositol 5-phosphate 4-kinase type-2 beta isoform X2 is translated as MLMPDDFKAYSKIKVDNHLFNKENLPSRFKFKEYCPMVFRNLRERFCIDDQDYQNSLTRSAPLNSDSQGRFGNRFLSSYDHRFVIKTVSSEDIAEMHNILKKYHQFIVECHGNTLLPQFLGMYRLTVDGVETYMVVTRNVFSHRLTVHRKYDLKGSTVSREASDKEKAKELPTLKDNDFLNDGQKLQIGDDNKKYFLEKLKRDVEFLATLKIMDYSLLVGIHDVDRAEQEEMDVDAAGEEDEYENDGMGGGVLTGSFGTPPDSPGNPLNCGGFFGPGEFDPSVDVYAIKSDDSAVRKEVYFMAIIDILTHYDAKKKAAHAAKTVKHGAGAEISTVNPEQYSKRFYEFMSNILS
- the LOC133954377 gene encoding phosphatidylinositol 5-phosphate 4-kinase type-2 beta isoform X1, with the protein product MSSNCTSAAPVSASKTKTKKKHFIGQKVKLFRASEPILSVLMWGVNHTINELCNVPVPVMLMPDDFKAYSKIKVDNHLFNKENLPSRFKFKEYCPMVFRNLRERFCIDDQDYQNSLTRSAPLNSDSQGRFGNRFLSSYDHRFVIKTVSSEDIAEMHNILKKYHQFIVECHGNTLLPQFLGMYRLTVDGVETYMVVTRNVFSHRLTVHRKYDLKGSTVSREASDKEKAKELPTLKDNDFLNDGQKLQIGDDNKKYFLEKLKRDVEFLATLKIMDYSLLVGIHDVDRAEQEEMDVDAAGEEDEYENDGMGGGVLTGSFGTPPDSPGNPLNCGGFFGPGEFDPSVDVYAIKSDDSAVRKEVYFMAIIDILTHYDAKKKAAHAAKTVKHGAGAEISTVNPEQYSKRFYEFMSNILS